The window GATCGCCAACGGGCTGTGTTATCCACTGACAGGAACGACAGCGATCGGCGTCATAAAGAGCGCACTGCATAAGAAAACCTTCAAATTAACCGGGGCGAAGATTATACACATTATTGCAGACGGAAGAACCGTCGACTGGATGCCGGAACAAACAGCAACAACAGCACCAGCATATCCGGTAATTTCTGCATCACCAGCGTGCGAAAAATTTCACGCTTCGATTCACCCGCAATACTGAACAGCTCGGGATAACCATAACCTAACGATGCCGCCCACAAATAACCGGAGGCCACCACCTGGGTAAACAGATAAATCCAGCGCGCCCAGTTACGTCCTTTGACCAATGAAAAGGCACAGTAAATTTCGATAAACACCAGTATCAGACTGCTTAAAAACACCAGCGTTAAATTCCAGGTCTGCACGCTACGCTGGATAAATGCCATTGTCCCGCTCACACCCAACGTATTGAAAATCATCAACAGATCGAGGCCGCGGATCATAATAATAGCGAGCGCCGCCACCTGCACTAAAGCAGGAACGTTTAAGCGAGCATGTGATGTGGATGATTTCTTAAAAAATCCCAACGCGTCGTCTTCCGTGAAAACGGTGCAGCGCCACATGCTGCACCGGGTAGAGGTTGGCAGATTTTAGTTTTTTCAGCCGCGTCTTGCACGCTGGATATCGCGCAACCGCTGCTTTT of the Citrobacter freundii genome contains:
- a CDS encoding YbjO family protein, which produces MWRCTVFTEDDALGFFKKSSTSHARLNVPALVQVAALAIIMIRGLDLLMIFNTLGVSGTMAFIQRSVQTWNLTLVFLSSLILVFIEIYCAFSLVKGRNWARWIYLFTQVVASGYLWAASLGYGYPELFSIAGESKREIFRTLVMQKLPDMLVLLLLFVPASSRRFFRLQ